The Scleropages formosus chromosome 3, fSclFor1.1, whole genome shotgun sequence genome contains the following window.
TGGGCTGCCCTGGCTGTAATTGGATGACGTGGGAACAAAGGAGCTCTGGCTGTAAGAGGAGGAtccagggggtgggggggttctgCTGTGGTGCTGAGCTGCAGGGCCCAGCCTGGAGGCAATGCCCTGGAGCGTACTTAGGATCTGCCTTTGCACTTGGGTCTGTGCAGCCTGTTCACGTTCCAGGCGCCCCTGCTGCTCTGCCAGCAGCTGCATGGCAGCACCCAGGTTTCGGAGCTCTGCTCCCAGAGTCTGCACCTGGTCCTGCAGCCCACACCGGACCACTGGTTCTGGGGCTTGTTTCtgtggggtggcactggggggCTGGTTGGGGGGCTGCTGTGCTCTGATGCCACTCATGCTTGTACCCTGggcagcaggaggagatggCACAGGGTTGCTCCCACGAACTCCAGCACAAGAAAGCGGGTCCCTCTGGAGAGGTGGGTGCAGGGAGCGGAATGACAGCCCAGCCCGCTGCTGGAACATCCGCCGGGCAGGACTGGCAGCAGGGGCTCCGGGGCGGCTCCTCTGCTGGGTATAAACAGACCAGCACAGAACACGTTCAGTGGGAAAAAGACAACTTAACCAGACgctaaaaataaactaaatatttcTGTAGGGCAGTGACAACAAGTACAAGTGCTAGAACTTAGTATGACAAACTATATACTAAACAAAATGTCTCTGACATACACATATTGCACAAATTTCTTAAACTAAAATTTCTGTCAGCTGTTCCTGTTAGTTTAGAAACAGTAGTGGATATTTTCATACAGAAGCAAAACATAAATCAAGGAGGAAGGAAACAAGGAAGCTATGTTCACACCTTATACTATGATGCCTGAGCACAGTGAGCCCTCTCGGTTTTCTTCATACTTTTAACGGGGGTTCTGTAAACGTGCTATAAATCTACGGCTAACGGGCAGTGGACTGCATCCTTTGCACCTGCGGGTCAACCGGTGGAATCTATACCTTTCCTAATTATAAGTAAGTAAACTCCTTGAGCCATAAACTCACCGTAAGAGCAGGTCGAGGTGGGTTTAGGCCAAAGGACGGACTCTGAGTCAATATAGAGACTTTCCGAGCTTCAGAACTTGCCTGGCAAGACAGGTCCCTTCTACACAATGCCGCCACCGGCTGGCCAGACACAGGAACCATCTCTCTTATCTGCACATAAGAAAACATGCCAACATTGGTCCTGTGGAAGCAGAGTTCTAAAGAACGCATTTGCAAGTTTGATGAACAGAAAAAGGCAAATATAAAACACGGCAAAGATCAGCTACCCGAGCCTTGTGGAGCAGGGCCTTGTCCAGCAGCCTCCTGCGAGCTGCCAGGATGCAGTTGGACACTGGTGACAGGAGGATTTTTCTCCTCGCCGCAGCTCCACCTGTTGACGGGCCAGCGGAGGGTCCAGCTGCAGCTGCCTGGGGGCCCCCTTCAGGCTGGGAACCACGGGCAAGCGAGGTCACACTTACAATTCGGATCCCCTCCTCATCCTGAACCGCTGTGCCGCTGGTACCAGTGGAGCCCAAGGGTGTGGGTGCATCCCTTGTCCGCGCAAGCACAGAATTCACAGAGGCAGCATAGCTGATACCACGTGGCCCCTCCCTCATCATTGTGCACAGCTGCTGGTCCGTCCACCCTGTCTGCCTCCCAGCATTAGCAGTCCCTGCTTCCGCGCTCGGcggcaccaccgcacccccgggcCCTGCTTCTTCGGGCCTGACCTTCCCCTGGAACTCCTTCAGAAAGAGGTAGATGGCCTGGGCGGACACCTTGATGTTCTCCAGCTCCAGGACGGCCTTGATCTTGCGGAAACTCAGGCCTGCCTGTCGCAGCTCCACCACCTTGCGCTTGGCAGCATCATCCAGCCGGCCCATGTTTGCTCACAGCTCGGTGGCGCGGACTCACCCGCCCTTCCTGGACAAGCGATAGGCAAGAGGAGCAATCTGAGGGAGGCACTAAAAAGAGTGGAGATTTCAGCAGTGTGCAGCAGGGGCAAGAAGTGCTGGTGCCAGCCTTTCCGACAGATGCCACCTAACAACACGTCAGCTCTGACAAGTGGGCCACACCTCCTCGCGGACAGATGCGCGCTGCGCCCACTACTTGCCCTGCGAGTGGCTGAACTGGAGGAATCGATCGCCGGGCGGGGGGGATGTGCAAAGTTAACTGGTGTACGAATGATCGACCCTTCTGGGCTTCTGCGAACTTGAACGCAGCGTCACGAATTTGTAAAGACGGACTTGTAGCGCGTGGTGAAACAGCTGAGCTGTGGCCGGTTACAGCTGTGATAACTGCGCAGCTGTCGCAGCAATTTCATATCGCCAGCAGCTGTCTATTTGTCTTGCTTTGTTGTTCGGCGCTCGGTAAGAAAATTAACTAAGTAAACCGAACCGAACTGAAGCGTTTAAAAAGCGCAGATGAAACGGAGGATCGACGCATCCAGAATGCCACTCCTAGACCTGTCACAGGTTGTCGCGATGTCACGCGTAAATAagaagtcagtcagtcagtgcaaATCATCTGTTgaacacgacacacacacagagatgatATTTACCTGCCTGGTAAGTTACACTCACTCAAACAGCAGCCGCTGCTGCACCGATCGGCGGGCAGGTGCCTTGTTGTCTTGAACTTGAAGCCGCTGGCATTCAGAAGGAACTGTCAATATTGAATATTAAACACGTGGACTTTCAGCCTGGGCTCTTCTCTGAAACAGAAACACTTCGACTCGAGGCGAGGCAAGGCAAGCCACACACGACGACACGACAGCGAGGAAgcccgctgtgtgtgtgtcgcgtgCAGCCGGGAGCTCTGCTACTTACCTGAACAGCGAGTCGCGGACTTCGTCTTCTTCCACgctaaaaacacacagcagcggCGTGCACGCGACAGAACCCCACGCGCGTGCTTCCTCACCCCCGTGTCCCCGCGACTGTTTAGCTGTAACTCCAGCAAAACGCAGGACCGCTCCTCGACGGGGGGCACGCGACGCTCCGCTCTTAGCGTCACAGCATACGTCATCAACGTGCGACCAAGGAATAAGGCGGCCTCCGCTAAGCGCCGTATAACAACACCACCGCAACAAAGATAAAATGTAAGTAGGGAACTGTTTCATGTTTGCCGGTGTTCGACGTTACAGTTACGCGGTTGCATACGGGGGGCAGTGGCACGTTGGTGGTGGTGTCGTCGCGTCGCCGGCGAAGTTGTGActtgttttttaatgaatgaaacGCGGCGACGGGTATTCCCCTCGAGCTGCAGAGTAAACGGAAGACTAAGGCGCCAACAACGGTGGGCGCGCGCTCAGACTTCCAGGTCCGGTCTCACTCAGTCCGTATGCTGGACGCAGTCCTGCTCCTCTCCTCACTGTCGTTCTTGCCATGAGGGCGATGCTTCACCTGGTTCAGCGGCGTATATAAATACACAGCTTTATTATTATGGTAGTAGAAATTTTTACAAACGCAACAAAAAGATAGAAGAGCTATTATTGTATTGCAGTTAAATAACAaaagctgtttgtgtttcttacGCACACCCTGTGTCGCACTGTCTCCCCCCGACGATCTGCggttattttatttatccaaACTCATACATAATACGCGTTTGTAGTAGGCGTCGCTTGTAATTTTCCCCTCGGATCTTCTTTGTCTTGTCCCTCACCAGAACAGTCAATCCCCACATCCTGTGCGACTTCCCATTCtttacactacactacactacactacactacactacacactTCAGGTCCCCCCTCAGAACACCAGTTTGTTgcacacagtactgtacttttgcGAAACTGGAAACATGTTTCTTGTTCTTTCACTTCCTCGGGAGCGCAGCAGTGCGCCGGCCCAACTGCAGCCGTTGCCTTTCGTAGGTTACAGCACTCTGTTCAGCGTAATCTACTTGTTAGTTTACCACCATCAGCCTTCATTTTGGTATAACCTTCGACCCATTacgagtttacatgttttccccgtgtctgtaaataaatgtaaatgtctgtgggtttcctctgggtgctctggtttcctctcacactccaaagagatgctgttcaggttcccccatagtgtgtgagtgacagagagagagagagtgtgtgtgtgtgttccactgatgtatggatgagtgacccattgtaagtagcgtatctagcagcgtaagtcattTTGTCTCACAATTTGGATCAGTTGTGAGAAGGCATCAGAAATAAAGCTAGAATCAGATTTATGGGAATGCAAGAAACTGCAGTtgtcttttctctctctgtctcctccAACACACGTGCAAACACAAAATCCCCTAGGGCTCCATCGCCTACTAAGCGGAAGGATCGTTCGGAGGAAAAAGCGAAGGAACGTCTGAAGGAAAAGGCAGCTCCCAAAGACGGAGCTGATaaggagagaggcagagaaaagGCCCGCAAGCGCCGGAGTGCTTccagtggcagcagcagcaggtcctaTAATTCTGAACCTCATTCATGTGCTCGGTTTTCAGCCACGTTTGAATGACACTATAAAAAAGAATTAGGTCTTATTATCTGCTTTTTGGCAAAAGGTGACTGCTGTAAATGTAACTATTAtatttgtttcactttaaatgTTGTACCAGAGCAAGTGGCCCCTCCCAGGCCTCATCATCACCTTCATGTTCACAGAGATTTGATGTGTAACGGTGTTCCTGGTCTGTTGGCCACACTTCAGGTCCCGCTCAAGCTCCACATCCAGtactagctcaggctccagctcaGGCTCCTCCAGTGGTTCCAGCTCTTCATCTGCCTCCAGTCACTCaggctcctccagctcctcccgttcctccagctcctccagttcGTCCGGGTCACCCAGCCCGAACCGTCGTCGCCATGACAATCGCCGCAGGTCACGTTCACAGTATGTATATTTTCAGTATCATTATGAAGGATGATTATGTTCGTGACAGCTTAGCAGAGATATGGTTACTTGTTTAGTGAAAAACCATCAGGTAATCTTGTGGATTCAATGCTGAGTGAATGTGTAAATGGTAGGTCCAAAACAGCAAGGAGAGCAGATGACAAGGAGCGTAAGCGCAGGACCCCAAGCCCGAAGCCCACCAAGCTCCATCTGGGCCGACTGACTAGGAATGTTACCAAGGTGAGGGCTGATACAGTAAGAAGAGCCAACAAACTCCAGTCCTCTCTTCTGCATGACTGGCCTTACTGAGGTTTGGTGCATTTTTCCCTAGGATCACATCCAGGAGATCTTTAGCACCTATGGCAAAGTGAAGATGGTGGACATGCCAGTGGATAGGCTCCACCCGCATCTTTCCAAAGGCTATGCCTATGTGGAGTTTGAGACACCTGAGGAGGCTGAGAAAGCCCTGAAGCACATGGATGGAGGTGGGTGGATATCCAGAACTGGACGATATTGGGGGGACTAAGGATTGTCTGAAGTctgaagatcatagagaatatcggtggtcttcgtagctcgggttgatggttgaggtgttcgaTTGTTCGCCgggcttggcatttaggttgcaaatgTTTCATCGCCAGTCGAAGTGACATCATCATGTCTGGAGTCTGCCTTGCATTTCTGATTTTAGTGTGtgcaatgcatttaaaacaGGAAAGGCTGTGGAGTATGTAACTATAATGTTGTATTTAATAATCCTATATAATTTAGTAAAGTGATGTGTAGTGTCTTGTTTGATTGAGAGATTTGTGATTCTGACCTGTGATGGGTGCCTCATCTGACCTGGTCCTTTTCTGCATCCCCAGGTCAGATTGATGGGCAGGAGATTACTGCCACTGCAGTCCTGGCGCCACGCGTACGCCTCGGCCCGCGTAGGCCCACTCCCCCACGAAGGATGCCCCCACCACCCCCTATGTGGCGCCGCACTCCACCACGCATGCGGAGGAGGTCAGTCTGTCTCCTGATTTTCTCGGctggaaaaaagacatttgccATGTTTCTACCTGCGCTGCAGGTATCCTGATGCGCTTTATCAAAAATATGCTCTCATCCAAAGGAATTTAATGAAGGGAATCAGGTTTAGTATTTTTAACAGACTTCCACTTCTGTGTTAACTGTTCATCACTTAAGCACTTAGTATCGCTCCTGCAGTTCAACCCACCACCCCATTgacccctctctctctttctagGTCTCGATCACCACGTCGACGGTCTCCGGTGCGCCGGCGCTCACGATCTCGCTCTGCTGGCCGCCGTCGCCACCGCTCCCGATCCAGCTCCAACTCATCGCGGTAGAGGAGTACCTTTGTGATGCAAGTGCTGTGAGGATGGGGTGGATTTCCTGAGCTTGTGGAAAACTTTGACGGGGCGTGGCAGCCTCTGTCGCCTCGTTTATCCTGACCTCTCTGCAGAGCGGACTGAAGGAGTATCAGTCCTACAGTTGGGCCTCCCTGGTTTTATGGTTTTGTCTGGttctaaatgtttcatttagaTATGTTTTTAAGCCAGATGTTCATTACTAGGAAGTGTCagtgctgtgtgtatttttacttcTCTGTAGCTAGGAATTAAATCTTTGTAGTTGAGCCCATACCTCAGAAGTGgaaagtttttccatttttacaatCTATTGATAATATTGCAGCTTTTGGAATTAAAGGAGAAAACTTGAACAAGAacttcagttgtattttttgtcACATATGTGCTCACTGTACATAAAGCTTGTCTTGCTTGTGATTTCACATGGAATTATTGTGAAGGTCAAGTGACAGCAGTGCACATTGCCCAacaggtgtgtttctgtggttttCACACTGAGCATGAATGTGGATCATCAAGTAAAagtttttatatgtaatatgCGATGTCTGTAGCAACTTCACCAGCAATTTAcactatgtatgtatatgtatttaccTGTGACTGAAGTTACAATACTAAAATGTATATTGGGTAATGgggagtgtatttttttttcttttttacttagCATCACACATTTTCCATGAACTTGAATAAACAGGGCATACAAAAAGTTGGCTCCTACTCCATAAATCCAGAAAAGTAGCAAGACACTGGCAGTAGCAAACAGGCAACTGATGTTCCGTGGAGGCGGACGCTGTGACATCAAACGCCTGTTCTTCGTTTTGAAGGCATTTTACAAGCATCTCCAGTTGAAATGCGTTCCTCCGAGGCTCAGCAACAGGAGTGTACTTGTGGGTTTTCGAATCTTGCTGTTGAAGtgcatggggggtgcggtggcgcagtgggttggaccgggtcctgctctccagtgggtctggggtttgagtcccacttggggtgccttgtgatggactggcgtcccgtcctgggtgcgtctcctctccctctagccttgcgccctgggttgccgggttaggctctggctccccacgtccccgtatgggacaagcggtgcagACAATCATGTGTGCGTTGATGTGCTGTTCCTCTGCTGCCTTGTCCTCCaagtaggtgtttttttttgcgctGGAGTCCACGAGTCTCCTGGACTGGACCTCTGCGCTGTACAGCGAGCGACTGTCGAATCCCTTCGCCCACCCTCTTACTGAACGGTACCGAGTGCGTGTTCCCTCTCCGCACTTCCAGGCTGACTGACCACGGGGGGAAAAGGAGAGCAGAACTAAACTGCACGTGCGAAATTGCAAAATTGCAAGTTTCCTCACCGAAGGGACGGGAATGGGAAAGAAGGCGGCTGCGCTGGGAGCGCAAAGTGGAGCCGCGGTCGGGACAAGAGGGACACAGTCGCCGCTGGGGGTCTCGCTTCTGCCGCACAGTCCGAGGCAGAGAGGACAGAGAGGGGGAGGCGTCTCCATGAGGAGGACGAGCGCACGTTCaaacagagcgagagagagagagagagagagagagagagagaggggagtcCACACCGCATCATCTCGCACCATCGGCTCGAACGGCACCGCAGATCACGACTGACCGTCAATATCATCGCAGTGAGTGTTAGACGTGCCCGTGTGCGGTTATCCTCCTTTTTCCCATCACTTACTTTTAGCTTCTTCATTGTGTTCATTTAAGCCCCTTTTTTTTTAGGATGATACAGACAATTGTGTGTCATTTCCAAATGAGGCAGTCAGTTTGATCGCAGCCTTTTTTTGGGCGTCATCTGGGTCGGAGGCGTTAAGTCACTGAGTCGTTCGGTCCGGGCGGCTCATTGATCAGTTGAGGAGATGAGCGCGACGACGAGCGCGGAACTGGAGGAGAACCGGCGGCTGCTCAAGGAGCTGCTCTGCAGACCAGGCAACGGGAGATGCGTGGACTGCGGAGCTGCAGGTACGGTGGCAGGAGCGGGACAGGTGCGATCGACCCCACCCAACCCTGATCTCGGGGTCGTGGTGTGTGTggcgggggtgtgggggtgtggggaggtggggggactCGGACCGATGTACCAAAACCGACTGCTGGACGTACACTTGCAACAATAACCGCAGCTGTCACTCTCCGTCCGTGTCGACCTGACATGTGCTTCAACTTCGCTGCGCAGGACGCTGGAAACCTTAAACATCTGCCTTCTTCCCCACTACTAGTTGTTTAACTTTCACGTCTGCAGTCGTATTTGCCGATCCCTCTGATTCCTCCCTCCGCCTTCATCTCCGTGTGACGGTGCCACTTCACGCGCTCTTACTTCCTGTGGCAGAGAGGGTAGAGACTGAGAGGAGGTGAACTCAGTAAATGTCAAGGTAGATGGTGCCGTTAGAGCGCGACTGAATCTGCCTTTGTCGGCATGAGAGCAGAGCGTCGCGCGCCCTGCTGCTGTTGCCCCTCGTGCATCATCTATTAATAACTCATAAGGAATAGGGAAGGTTGTGTCTGTGGAGCTTTGACCAGCCGGAGACTTGGTACATCAGGGTCTAAAGGTGTGGAGAACTGAGCATGACAGCAGATTGagggattgtgtgtgtgtgtgtgtgtgtgtgtgttagcgcCAAACATTTCTTCCTTGGCTTGAAAGTATGGAATGAATTCCGTCATTTAGAAGAAGAGAGATCCTCATAGCTGTGATCAGAACTTAAGAAGCATTTGTCCACAGCTGGATTTATGTTAGGTGCCGTTGGAGTTACTTGCTGTAAAAGGGATGCATCCAGCTGTTTTCATGATGGACATTGACTCTTTGAGCAGAGACATGGACGCTGGTGGAACCGTCTCCTGCGGAAACATCTTAGATGacctgtatttttctttgaaattggCCTCTCTTGATGTGTAACTTTCTTGGACTTCTGGTTTTCAGAATGGACCTTTTTGCTTCCATGTCTACCGATGCcgcgcagctgctgctgctgaagggtAGCTGTTGCAGTCCTACACAATGAACTTTGGTCATGACCCAACAGTTTGTAATATGTTCTTGCACTCCTGTTACCATGCGTAATTCTCAGATTGGGAGTGTCCAACGCTGGTTTGCAGTCAGACGTATTGGCGGAGATGCTGTTGCTTCAGAGCAGAAGAGGTGAATGAGGATGTGGCCGGCAGCACACACACTAGAATCAGCCAGAGCTGTCCGTATCCTCACTGGATGttgctgcttgtgtgtgtgtgtgtgtgtgtgtgtgtgtgtgtgtgtgtgtgtgtgtgtgtgtgtatacgcgCTGTGCTGACTGAAGACGACCGAGACTTTTTTCTAAAACGCTGCATTCCCTAGGGACACTGATACACTGAAACCCAGAGCATGAGTTGCCATCAGCGTTTCCTGTTTCCCATCGATTACCACTCCCTCCAGAGACTCTTCTCAGTATATTGCATAGAAACGGatcaagtttttatttcattattatttactttttatttatttgtcttgcAGGGAATATCTTCATAGACAGCAAAGAACCTCAGAGCTGATGCACTTTCCCATACGTGGGCAAGCAAATAAAAGGGTACAACGAAAGTGAAACTATCTGTAggcaaaaaatataattatggatgtaatgtaattataataattatggaCAGAATTATTATATCCTGTATTGACTCGATCAGTGTGCTAATATTCTTTCGTTATGCGTGTTTCatgttatttcatttacagaatataaataattttttgtgtaGAAGGCTGTGAGATTCCAAGAATTTAATAACCGCATGATTACTGTAGGGAAATCCTGCTGTGTCAATCTGCTAAACAGCAATGCAACCCTTTAAATTTCTGCAGGATATGATGGAATAAAAATGACCTCACAATAATGGCAGGCCAAGGTATTGGTGATGTAGCATAATGGGCCGGATAATCCATTAGCTTCTGAGAGATGTAGACCACAGAGGCTTTCTTACAGGATCAAATTCGTTATCCTTCAATCCCCACTGGAGCCCTGCTCATTGCACCACATGCATTTCCTGTGGCTCTGGACTGTTGTGACCATATCTGTGTACGTGTGACTGGAAGAGTGCACATATCCGTACTGTTAAATAGTAGGAAGAGTCTGCAAGACAGCCTCTAATTGTTAAAGACAGCGTATCAGATAGGGGAGGTTTGAATGCCGGGCTCCATGTattacacacactgcctgaggccgcttgtccccagtggggtctcggcgagccggagcctagccggcaacacagggcgcagggccggagggggaggggacacacccaggatgggatgccagtctatcacagggtgccccaagcaggacttgaaccccagacccacgagagagtggtacccagccaaacccactgcaccaccactccccccttGTATTACATTTCACAAAGCGAAATACCTATGGCTGTATTCTGGCGAATCCGTTCGGAAGCTCTTCAGCTCTCTAAATGTGTGATACGGATTCATTCTTAGGTTTATTCgacaaaaaatgacagaatgaaCTGATggaacagtgagagaccgtgcAGTTATGTGGTTGTGCAGCTGGTGCTCTGGGCACCGGGAACTTTTGGCTAAAAGGAAGACTTTGAACCCAACTAGAAAATGGTTTGTCCTCCTCGTGAATGCCTTGAGCTTTcagaataattaaataattgaatTATTAGAggattataaataaattaaaaagaattacCTAGCGTCCAGATGAATTTTGCAGATGGCTGTAATTAAGTGCTAACACTATTTTGAAAGAATTATCAGCGGAGGAAATGAACCTCTAACctactgttttaatttaattgcaaCATCAAGAGTATGAACTTTAGAAGAAGATATTGTCTTGTCCAGTCCGTACATCATGTACATACTATCTAGTTCACTTTCTTGATCGATCCTGTGCAGTTATGTAATGACTTAAGGGATCAATAGGACTCTTAATTATTGTATGGGGCGTGAAGGATTTCCcaagtgtgtttgtatatttgtGCGTATGACTCATACCGTGTATTTCTTTTTCGGTGTGGTTATGTCTCAGCCAGGGCGGTAGTTCGTGCTCTTGATTCAAAGAAGGAAGTTAGAAGCATACCTCCAAGCTGTCTGATAGCCAGAAGTGTGTGTACCAGTCATGTGTTTCTAGGTGTGTACTTGGTCTGCCGCAGTGTCCATCTGGTGCACTTGCGTTCTAGTTTTTTGACCCAAATGCTCCAGAGCTGCGGCGTAAAACAAAAGACGCGCTGCTGGTTTCGGAGAGGATGCTGCTGGCATAGCCAGTGCAAGAGCCTATAATATTGTCGCCATAGCTACAGCTGTACCtttgctatttttctttttaataagaTCATTACATGCGGTCATATCCTCACTTAGATACGGGCGTCTTCAGTACTTTTCCCAAAGACTGGCAACATGTTGTTTATTGTGACTGATTCTTTGTCTGGGAGCGTTTAAGGGGAAGCACTTTTCAGTCTCGTGCTCCTCTAAATGTCCATATATATTAATGTGGAAAAACTTGTACATTTCTTTGCGGAAAAATGATGGCTAAGCAACTTGGTAATGACAGGTTAAGGAGAAAACACTGGGCACTTGGAGTATGGCTGGCAAATGGTCACTTCAGAAACCGAATAAAGTAAATCGGCGATTCCCGTATTTTTGGAGGGAATGATGTcagatgtaattttttcatCCGCGTTCAAAGAGATTCTCAGCTCTCTTGAACTCAATTTGAACTTTTTCGCTCATGCTTTCCtttcataaatgtgaaaaatcaaaattgccTGTTCCATGTTCTGCTCAGTTCCAGCTagtttttttctgaagatgaAAGACAAAGATCGATAAAATTGCCAACTCAGTctatatatatgcacatttcTTGCCTACGGACGGTTTCGGAAATGTTTGAAGTAAGAGGTGTTTTGTGGCTGTGAAAGAATAAATTGTATGTTGCCCTTCTGACAGGGTCAGTTAATGATCTGTTTGTgagttgaaggaaaaaatacgaagtacatttgaaatgaaagaTTTGATTTGAGCAACGGGCAGCAGAATTTCTGGGGTTTGATCCGCTGTACAGTTTAACAGGGTTCAGCACTCTGGTGTCAACTTATGAATTTTAATGAGGCCAGAATGATTTGCTCTTTTCCTCCCTTGAGACAGCTCTACCTTTTCTCCAGTTATCTCTGGTGGGGGCAAAATGatataactgaaaaaatacCAATGCAGAGTAGTGAGATGCTGTTTCTGGACCAGAGGATGTT
Protein-coding sequences here:
- the LOC108940946 gene encoding developmental and secondary metabolism regulator veA isoform X1, coding for MGRLDDAAKRKVVELRQAGLSFRKIKAVLELENIKVSAQAIYLFLKEFQGKVRPEEAGPGGAVVPPSAEAGTANAGRQTGWTDQQLCTMMREGPRGISYAASVNSVLARTRDAPTPLGSTGTSGTAVQDEEGIRIVSVTSLARGSQPEGGPQAAAAGPSAGPSTGGAAARRKILLSPVSNCILAARRRLLDKALLHKARIREMVPVSGQPVAALCRRDLSCQASSEARKVSILTQSPSFGLNPPRPALTQRSRPGAPAASPARRMFQQRAGLSFRSLHPPLQRDPLSCAGVRGSNPVPSPPAAQGTSMSGIRAQQPPNQPPSATPQKQAPEPVVRCGLQDQVQTLGAELRNLGAAMQLLAEQQGRLEREQAAQTQVQRQILSTLQGIASRLGPAAQHHSRTPPPPGSSSYSQSSFVPTSSNYSQGSPAQSKSCAVDSSGLCALETFKLTGLSPQAVNGFPSCSSDAPPLSTAATFSQSQTHTVAYTQSQATAYSQSYKLSCKEERHPEPLDPLHNCSLSARSSTNAGSPVSSSPQDPQFTIVKAETL
- the LOC108940946 gene encoding uncharacterized protein LOC108940946 isoform X2 — its product is MGRLDDAAKRKVVELRQAGLSFRKIKAVLELENIKVSAQAIYLFLKEFQGKVRPEEAGPGGAVVPPSAEAGTANAGRQTGWTDQQLCTMMREGPRGISYAASVNSVLARTRDAPTPLGSTGTSGTAVQDEEGIRIVSVTSLARGSQPEGGPQAAAAGPSAGPSTGGAAARRKILLSPVSNCILAARRRLLDKALLHKARIREMVPVSGQPVAALCRRDLSCQASSEARKVSILTQSPSFGLNPPRPALTRSRPGAPAASPARRMFQQRAGLSFRSLHPPLQRDPLSCAGVRGSNPVPSPPAAQGTSMSGIRAQQPPNQPPSATPQKQAPEPVVRCGLQDQVQTLGAELRNLGAAMQLLAEQQGRLEREQAAQTQVQRQILSTLQGIASRLGPAAQHHSRTPPPPGSSSYSQSSFVPTSSNYSQGSPAQSKSCAVDSSGLCALETFKLTGLSPQAVNGFPSCSSDAPPLSTAATFSQSQTHTVAYTQSQATAYSQSYKLSCKEERHPEPLDPLHNCSLSARSSTNAGSPVSSSPQDPQFTIVKAETL
- the rnps1 gene encoding RNA-binding protein with serine-rich domain 1: MAPSPTKRKDRSEEKAKERLKEKAAPKDGADKERGREKARKRRSASSGSSSRSRSSSTSSTSSGSSSGSSSGSSSSSASSHSGSSSSSRSSSSSSSSGSPSPNRRRHDNRRRSRSQSKTARRADDKERKRRTPSPKPTKLHLGRLTRNVTKDHIQEIFSTYGKVKMVDMPVDRLHPHLSKGYAYVEFETPEEAEKALKHMDGGQIDGQEITATAVLAPRVRLGPRRPTPPRRMPPPPPMWRRTPPRMRRRSRSPRRRSPVRRRSRSRSAGRRRHRSRSSSNSSR